GCCTCTTCCCCGCTGAATCCCTCGAGCTCCCGCAGCACGATCACCTCGCGGTCCAGCGGGCTCAGCTGCTGCAGCGCGCCCTCCAGCAGGGCACGACGGTCGGCCACCGCCACCCGTTCCGCGCCCGCGTCACTGCCCCAGCCCGCCTCGCACCCCAGGGCCTCGAGGGGGAGGTGGTCGCCCGGCTCGTCGACCCGGCGCCGGTGCAGCCGGTGCAGCGCATGCCGCCCGATGGTGAGCAGCCATCCCCGGGCGGAGTCGGCCCCGCGGAAGCTGTCCGCGGCGCGCCAGGCGGCCAGGAAGGCCTCCTGCAGGGCGTCCTCCGCGTCCGCCTCGGTACCCGCGATCATCCGCAGGTAGCGGAAGAGCGCGTCCTGGTGCCGGGTGACGAAGCGGTCGTACGCGGCGCGGTCGCCGCCGGCGGCGTGCCGGAGCAGCGCCGCGTCGGGCTCACTCAACGCCGGGCCGCTGGGCAGGTGCTGAAGCCGAACACGGTGTACAGCGGGCAGCTGCCCAGCAGGCCGGTGGCCAGCGGCACCACGCCGAGGAAGCCCCAGGGGGTCTTGGGCCCGACGAAGGCGATGGCGATCAGGCCGAGACCGAGGGCGACCCGCGCGCCGCGTTCGATCGGGTGTTCGTTGGTCGGGAGCAGCTTGGCCAGCATGGGGCACCTCGGTTGGTAGGGGGCAGCAGACATCGTCGCAGCAATCCTGCCCAGGAGAGCCGGATCCGCCCGGAAAGGATTCACCCGGTGCGCCCAGCGCGATCCTGAGGTACTGTTAACAGACCCTTCAAGTCGGAATCATCACTCCTGGCTGACCTTGGACCCATGAGCCTGCCGTCCCGCCTGCTCGCCCTGCTGCTCCTCACCCTGGTGCTCGCCACGAGCACAGGGGTGGAGGCTGGCTGTGGCGGGCCGACACCGGCGCCGGCAGAGCATCATGGCGGGCACCACCCCGAGGCGCCAACCCGGCACCACCCCGGCCACCCCTGTCCGGTGCTCCCCGGCGCCGCGTGCCTGACCATGGCGGGCTGCCTGTCGGCTGGTGCCCCGCCGGCGGCGCAGGTTCTTGTGCTGTCGCCGACGAGGTCGGTCCAGCCGGCCGCGCCCTTGCTTCCCGCACTGCCTCCCCGGGACCTCACCCCCGACAGCCCCCCTCCACGCGCCTGATCCAGGGCCATCGCCTCGCCGTGACCGGGAGCTGAGACCCGGCCGGCGGGAGCCCCCGGGGAGCCTCCCCGCGGGCGCTTCACCTGGATCGGGATGCACCCATGCGAATCGTCGTCATTGTCCTGGGCCTCGCGCTGCTGGCGCGGGATGCCCAGGCCCAGGCCGCGCCTCCCCTGACGCTGGCGGAGCTGTACCGTCGGATCGAGCCCACCAGCCCGCGGCTGGCCGCGGCGCGCGCGCGCAGCGACGCCGCGCGCGCCCGGATCGGACCCGCCAGTCGCTGGCCTGACCCGGCCATCCAGCTGGCCCTGATGAACCGGAGCCTGCCACGCCTCGGGCTCTCCGATCCCCTCGGCATGACCCAGCTCCAGATCATGCAGATGGTGCCGGTGGCGGGCAAGACCGGGCTCGCGGTGCGGGCCGCGCGCGCGGGCGCCGAGGCCGAGGCGGAACGCACCCGGGAGATGGCGCAGGACGTCCGCGCCGACGCCGCGATGCGCTTCTTCGACCTCTACCAGGCCGACGCCACGCTGGGGCTGATGCGCGAGGGACGCCGCCTCCTCGGCGAGGCGCTCCGCGCAGGTGAGGCGATGTACGCCAGCGGGAGCACGCCGCAGGCCGTGGTACTGCGCGCCCAGGTGGAGCTGGCCCGCATGGACGAGGCGGTGCTCCGCATGGAGGGCATGCGGGCCACGATGGCGTCCGCCCTGAACGCCCTCGCGGAACTCCCGCTCGATGCCCCGGTCGGCACGCCCACGCTGCCGGCCTTTCCGGCGGCCCCGCCCCCGGTGGACAGTCTGGAGGCGCTGGCGCTCGCGCGCCGACCGATGCTCGCCGCGGGCGCGCTCGACGCGGCCCAACGTGACCTGCTGGCCCGTCGCACCGCACGGGAGATCTGGCCCGACCTGACGCTGGGCGTGATCTACGGCCAGCGGCCGATGCCGGACGGCGGCACCGACCGGATGGCCAGCTTCATGCTCGGGTTCACCCTCCCGCTCACCCCCGGCAGCCGCCAGCGCCAGATGACCAGCGAGGCGCGGGCCATGCATGCCGAGGCCGTGGCCGACCTCGCCGCGATGCGGCTCGAGACCCGTACCCGCATCGGCGCGCTGGCGGCGGAGCTCACCCGCACCGCCGCGACGCGCCGGCACTACCAGACCATCCTGCTGCCGGAACTCGAGGCCGCGACCGGCTCCGCGTTGTCGGGCTACCGTGCCGGCCAGGTGGACCTCATGACCCTGCTCGAGAGCCAGATGGGCCTGATCGCGGCCCGCCAGGAGCTGGTCCGGCTCGACGCCGAGACCGGCAAGGCCTGGGCGGAACTCGAGATGCTCACGACCATGACCTTCCTGGCCGCCGCGTCGGCCGACGGAGCCACCCGATGACCGCCCCCACCTACGAGGTCCCGAGCAGCCGCGCCCGCGCCATCGGGACGGTGCTGTCCGTGCTGGTGCTCGCCGCCGCCATCCTGGCCGCGTGGCGCCTGGCCCCGCGGGGCGCGCCCGCGGCCGGCACGCCAGCCGGCCATCAGCATGGCGCCGCGGTCTCCGGGGCCGGGGCAGGACCGGTGCAGCTCAGCGACACGGACCAGCGCCGTATCGGGATCACCTTCGCCCCCGTGACCGCCGCCCCGCTCAGCCGCAGCGTTCGGGTGGTGGGGCAGGTGACGTTCGACGAGACCCGCGTGCGGACGGTGTCCCCGCGGATCGAGGGCTGGGTGGAGCGGCTGCAGGCGGACTTCACCGGCCAGGTCGTCCAGGCCGGCCAGCCGCTGCTCACCCTGCATGCCCCCATGCTCACCAGCGCGGCCGAGGAGCTGCTGCTCGCCCGGCGGCTGCAGGCGGAGGTGTCGGAGGCCACGCCGGAGGCGCGGGCCCAGGCCGCGCGGCTGGTGTCCTCCGCGCGGCAGC
The Gemmatimonadota bacterium DNA segment above includes these coding regions:
- a CDS encoding RNA polymerase sigma factor, which produces MSEPDAALLRHAAGGDRAAYDRFVTRHQDALFRYLRMIAGTEADAEDALQEAFLAAWRAADSFRGADSARGWLLTIGRHALHRLHRRRVDEPGDHLPLEALGCEAGWGSDAGAERVAVADRRALLEGALQQLSPLDREVIVLRELEGFSGEEAAALMGLALPALKTRLHRARLRLAAELRRAHGE
- a CDS encoding DUF2892 domain-containing protein, coding for MLAKLLPTNEHPIERGARVALGLGLIAIAFVGPKTPWGFLGVVPLATGLLGSCPLYTVFGFSTCPAARR
- a CDS encoding TolC family protein — its product is MRIVVIVLGLALLARDAQAQAAPPLTLAELYRRIEPTSPRLAAARARSDAARARIGPASRWPDPAIQLALMNRSLPRLGLSDPLGMTQLQIMQMVPVAGKTGLAVRAARAGAEAEAERTREMAQDVRADAAMRFFDLYQADATLGLMREGRRLLGEALRAGEAMYASGSTPQAVVLRAQVELARMDEAVLRMEGMRATMASALNALAELPLDAPVGTPTLPAFPAAPPPVDSLEALALARRPMLAAGALDAAQRDLLARRTAREIWPDLTLGVIYGQRPMPDGGTDRMASFMLGFTLPLTPGSRQRQMTSEARAMHAEAVADLAAMRLETRTRIGALAAELTRTAATRRHYQTILLPELEAATGSALSGYRAGQVDLMTLLESQMGLIAARQELVRLDAETGKAWAELEMLTTMTFLAAASADGATR